From the genome of candidate division KSB1 bacterium:
GAGTCGCTGCAGCTCGGCTTCGCAGAGAAACCCCAGAGGAAAATCAGGAAGGCGGAGGCCGGGCATTTCGCCAAGGCCGGTCTGCCGGTGTTGCAGCATGTGAGGGAATTTCGTGACTTCGACAACCTCGCCAGTTTCAAGCTGGGTGATGCGATCAAGGCCGATATTTTCAAGGTTGGCGATCTTGTCAAAGCCACCGGCACCAGCAAGGGCAAGGGCTTTCAGGGCGTCGTGAGGCGGCATCATTTCGGCGGCGGCCCGGTGACCCACGGACAGAGTGACCGCACACGGGCACCAGGCTCGATGGGCGGCAGCTCCTTTCCCTCGCGCGTGTGGAAGGGCATGCGCATGGCTGGCCGCATGGGCGGGGAGCGTGTCACGGTGCGCAATCTGCGCGTCATCAAAGTGGATGCAGAGAACAACATTCTGATGCTGCGGGGCAGTATTCCCGGTGCCAACAACAGTATCGTTATCCTCTCCAAGTGAGAATGACATGCAAGTCGAAGTCTATACAAAGGACGGCCAAAAATCGGGTCGCACCATCGATCTCCCCGATGAGATCTTCGGCATCGAGCCCAACCGGCACGTGATCTATCTCGCCGTGAAGGCGCAGCAGGCCAATCAGCGCCAGGGTACCCACAAGACCAAGACCCGCAGGGAGGTGAGCGGCGGTGGCAAGAAACCGTGGAAGCAAAAAGGCCGCGGCGTGGCGCGTGCCGGCTCCACGCGCTCGCCATTGTGGGTGGGAGGCGGCCGCGTGTTTGGCCCGCAGCCGAGGGACTACAGCCAGTCCCTCAATCAAAAAGTGAAGAAGCTGGCGCGCCGCTCCGCTTTGTCGCTCAAGGCGAAAGCCGGTGAGATGGTGGTGGTGGAGGATTTCACCGTTGCCAGTGGCAAGACGCGGGAAATGGCCGGTATTTTGAAAAATCTTGGAGCGGACAAGCTCAAAACGCTGCTGCTGATACCGCAGGCCGATCCGGCTTTGTTGCGCGCGAGTCGCAATCTCTACCGCCTGCGGCTGCAGCTCGGCTCGGATGTCTCCACTTTCGAGTTGCTCAATTGTCAGAAGTTGTTCATCCAGGAGAGCGCCGTGTCGCGGCTCGCGGGAGTGTTGCAGCCATGAGAACCCCGGAAGAAATCTTGCGTCGGCCGTTGTTGACCGAGAAGAACTTGAAGCTGGCGGAGACCAGGAACAAATACGGCTTTGAAGTTTTGCCGGATGCCAACAAGTTCGAGATCAAACGCGCCGTGCAAAAGAAATTCAATGTCGAAGTCACCGCTGTTCATGTCGTCAGGGTCAAAGGCAAGAGCAAGCGCATGAACACCCGCCGCGGTGTCACTTCCGGCCGGCGCCGCAATTACAAGAAGGCAGTGGTGACGCTCAAGGCGGGCCAGAAGATCGATTTCTATGCGGGCCTGGCCGCCTGACGACAGCGCGGGACGGGCTCTGACACAGACCAGCGAGAGATCAGGATTTCATATGCCGATAAAAACATTCCGACCGCTGACACCGAGTTTGCGGTATCGCACGGTGTCGACGTTTGAGGAAATTACCAAAACCAAGCCGGAGAAGTCCCTGCTCGAACCGCTGCGCAAATCGGGCGGACGCAACAATCTCGGCCGGATGACCAGCCGGCACCGCGGTGGCGGCCACAAACGCCTGTACCGCCGCATTGACTTCAAACGCGACAAGGACGGCATTCCCGGCAAAATCGCCGCGATTGAATACGACCCCAACCGCTCGGCGCGCATCGCGCTGGTGCATTATGCGGACGGCGAGAAGCGCTACATTCTCGCGCCCATTGGTTTGAATGTCGGTGATGTTGTCACGTCGGGTCCGAATGCGGAGATCCGGGTGGGCAACTGTCTGCCGTTGAGCCAGATTCCCCTGGGCCTGACGGTGCACAATGTGGAATTGCGCCAGGGGCGCGGCGGCCAGCTCGCACGCAGCGCCGGCAGTGCGGTTCAGCTCGTGGCGCGTGAAGGCAACTATGCCCAGCTCAAATTGCCCTCCGGAGAGGTACGCATGGTGCGGGTGGAGAATCGCGCGACCATCGGCCAGGTGGGCAATACCGATCACGAAAACATCAGTTGGGGCAAGGCCGGTCGTTCGCGCTGGCTGGGCTGGCGGCCGCGGGTGCGAGGCGTGGCGATGAATCCGGTGGATCATCCCATGGGGGGCGGTGAGGGCAAAAGCTCGGGTGGGCGCCATCCCTGCTCGCCCTGGGGCCAGAAGGCCAAGGGCTTGAAGACGCGTCGGCGCAAGAAAGCCTCGAGCAAATACATCATCAAGTCACGCAAAGGTCTCAGTTTGAACAAGTCTCTCTAAGAGAGGTTGAACGCACATGCCGCGAAGTGTCAAAAAAGGCCCCTATGTCGACCCCAATTTGGCCAAGCGAATTGCGGAGATGAACAAGCGCAACGAGCGCAAGGTGGTCAAGACCTGGGCGCGCCGCTCGACGATCACCCCGGAGTTTGTCGGTCATACCCTGGCCATTCACAATGGCAACAAGTTCATTCCGGTGTTCATCAGCGAAAACATGGTCGGCCACAAACTCGGCGAATTTGCGCCGACCCGCACCTTTCGCGGCCATGCCGGCAAATCGGCAACCGAGAAAACGACGAAAGTGAAAGCCGCACCAGCAGCCTAGGAGAACAGACGAGTCATGGAAGCACGTGCCAAACTGCGCTACCTGCGCATGTCTCCACGCAAAGTCCGGCGGGTGATCAACCTTGTCCGCGGCAAGGGCGTCGAGGAGGCGCTCAATCTGTTGCATTT
Proteins encoded in this window:
- the rplD gene encoding 50S ribosomal protein L4, giving the protein MQVEVYTKDGQKSGRTIDLPDEIFGIEPNRHVIYLAVKAQQANQRQGTHKTKTRREVSGGGKKPWKQKGRGVARAGSTRSPLWVGGGRVFGPQPRDYSQSLNQKVKKLARRSALSLKAKAGEMVVVEDFTVASGKTREMAGILKNLGADKLKTLLLIPQADPALLRASRNLYRLRLQLGSDVSTFELLNCQKLFIQESAVSRLAGVLQP
- the rpsS gene encoding 30S ribosomal protein S19 produces the protein MPRSVKKGPYVDPNLAKRIAEMNKRNERKVVKTWARRSTITPEFVGHTLAIHNGNKFIPVFISENMVGHKLGEFAPTRTFRGHAGKSATEKTTKVKAAPAA
- the rplC gene encoding 50S ribosomal protein L3, translated to MTGLIGRKLGQSRIFDEKGNSVPVTVVLAGPCYVSEIRTREKHGYESLQLGFAEKPQRKIRKAEAGHFAKAGLPVLQHVREFRDFDNLASFKLGDAIKADIFKVGDLVKATGTSKGKGFQGVVRRHHFGGGPVTHGQSDRTRAPGSMGGSSFPSRVWKGMRMAGRMGGERVTVRNLRVIKVDAENNILMLRGSIPGANNSIVILSK
- the rplB gene encoding 50S ribosomal protein L2, with amino-acid sequence MPIKTFRPLTPSLRYRTVSTFEEITKTKPEKSLLEPLRKSGGRNNLGRMTSRHRGGGHKRLYRRIDFKRDKDGIPGKIAAIEYDPNRSARIALVHYADGEKRYILAPIGLNVGDVVTSGPNAEIRVGNCLPLSQIPLGLTVHNVELRQGRGGQLARSAGSAVQLVAREGNYAQLKLPSGEVRMVRVENRATIGQVGNTDHENISWGKAGRSRWLGWRPRVRGVAMNPVDHPMGGGEGKSSGGRHPCSPWGQKAKGLKTRRRKKASSKYIIKSRKGLSLNKSL
- the rplW gene encoding 50S ribosomal protein L23 gives rise to the protein MRTPEEILRRPLLTEKNLKLAETRNKYGFEVLPDANKFEIKRAVQKKFNVEVTAVHVVRVKGKSKRMNTRRGVTSGRRRNYKKAVVTLKAGQKIDFYAGLAA